Proteins encoded together in one uncultured Desulfosarcina sp. window:
- the hldE gene encoding bifunctional D-glycero-beta-D-manno-heptose-7-phosphate kinase/D-glycero-beta-D-manno-heptose 1-phosphate adenylyltransferase HldE, with translation MTAFEDIGPRLKQARILVIGDLMLDCYYWGDVHRISPEAPVPVVRVNEKTFSLGGAGNVAANLAGLGCNATVIGLIGRDEAAERICSMLAAMGVASGCLDDTGRPTITKTRIMASKQQVVRLDEEDGRAIDTDTVNRLFESADTILGRVDAVVLSDYGKGMFASGTLVQQLIAACCKREVPVFVDPKGKDWQRYAGATCITPNTVELELVADAPVKAREDLIPAAGRIRNQLDLDWLLVTRGPRGMALFGEQDDPLMIAARSREVFDVSGAGDTVIATLAACVAAKMAFGDAAAVANAAAGIVVGKLGTQPVKWPELEAVLQDDRRSEPASTAWKVSDVQEAVSRLTRWRQADQRIVFTNGCFDLLHPGHVSLLHQARKLGDRLVVGLNTDASIQRLKGPQRPILPGADRAAILSALEDVDMVVFFDEDTPLNLIDRLKPDILVKGADYRIEDVVGRDLVESYGGRVRLVEILEGHSTTAIARKISETNRGTP, from the coding sequence ATGACCGCTTTCGAAGATATAGGTCCCCGGCTGAAGCAGGCCAGGATTCTCGTGATTGGCGATCTGATGCTGGACTGCTACTATTGGGGCGACGTGCATCGGATTTCGCCGGAAGCGCCGGTACCTGTGGTCCGGGTGAACGAAAAGACCTTTTCCCTGGGAGGCGCCGGCAACGTGGCCGCCAACCTTGCCGGCCTGGGCTGCAACGCCACCGTCATCGGCCTGATCGGCCGTGACGAGGCAGCCGAACGGATTTGCAGCATGCTGGCGGCCATGGGGGTCGCAAGCGGCTGCCTCGACGATACCGGGCGACCGACCATCACCAAAACACGCATCATGGCCAGCAAGCAGCAGGTCGTGCGCTTGGACGAAGAAGACGGCCGCGCCATCGACACCGATACTGTCAATCGCCTTTTCGAATCCGCCGATACGATTCTGGGCCGGGTGGATGCTGTCGTTTTATCCGATTACGGCAAGGGAATGTTTGCCTCCGGGACGCTCGTACAGCAGCTGATTGCCGCCTGCTGCAAAAGGGAAGTGCCCGTTTTTGTCGATCCCAAGGGAAAAGACTGGCAGCGCTATGCCGGAGCGACCTGCATCACCCCCAATACCGTCGAGCTTGAACTGGTGGCCGATGCCCCGGTCAAGGCCCGGGAGGACCTGATTCCGGCCGCCGGAAGGATCCGCAATCAACTGGATTTGGACTGGCTGCTGGTTACCCGGGGACCCAGGGGCATGGCCCTGTTCGGCGAGCAGGATGATCCCCTCATGATCGCCGCTCGTTCGCGGGAGGTCTTTGATGTTTCCGGCGCCGGGGACACCGTCATCGCCACCCTGGCCGCCTGCGTTGCAGCGAAGATGGCGTTCGGCGACGCGGCCGCCGTGGCCAACGCCGCCGCGGGCATCGTGGTCGGCAAACTGGGGACCCAGCCGGTGAAGTGGCCGGAACTGGAAGCGGTACTGCAAGATGACCGGCGGAGCGAGCCGGCATCCACTGCTTGGAAGGTTTCCGACGTGCAAGAGGCTGTCTCCCGGCTCACCCGCTGGCGGCAGGCCGACCAACGGATCGTGTTTACCAACGGTTGTTTCGACCTGCTGCATCCCGGCCATGTCAGTTTGCTGCACCAGGCTCGTAAACTGGGGGACCGCCTTGTCGTGGGCCTGAATACGGATGCATCCATTCAACGGCTCAAAGGGCCGCAGAGGCCCATCCTGCCCGGAGCGGATCGGGCGGCAATCCTCAGCGCCCTCGAGGACGTCGATATGGTTGTCTTTTTCGATGAGGACACGCCTTTGAATCTCATCGACCGGCTCAAACCCGACATTCTGGTCAAAGGCGCCGACTACCGCATCGAAGATGTGGTCGGCAGGGATCTTGTCGAATCCTACGGTGGGCGGGTTCGGCTGGTGGAGATCCTGGAAGGCCACAGCACCACGGCCATCGCCCGTAAAATTTCCGAAACCAATAGAGGTACTCCATGA
- a CDS encoding D-sedoheptulose 7-phosphate isomerase: MLETMIDAHIRCMQGLKSMASELENAGAAMLQCLLGGGKLLICGNGGSASDAQHFAAEIVGRFEKERRAYPAVALSTDTSILTAVGNDYGYDEVFARQVQGLGRPGDILVGISTSGGSENVVRAVQCARGMSMPTIGLLGKDGGVLKEFVDRAIVVENDTTARIQEAHIFILHYWAGIIERGLIGDGQNRESAS; this comes from the coding sequence ATGCTCGAAACCATGATCGACGCCCATATCCGTTGTATGCAGGGTCTCAAATCCATGGCATCTGAACTGGAAAATGCGGGCGCCGCCATGCTGCAATGTCTGCTCGGCGGCGGCAAGCTGCTGATCTGCGGCAACGGCGGCAGCGCCAGCGACGCCCAGCATTTTGCCGCCGAAATCGTGGGCCGTTTCGAAAAAGAGCGCCGGGCCTATCCGGCGGTGGCCCTGTCCACGGATACCTCCATTTTAACTGCCGTGGGCAACGACTACGGCTACGACGAGGTATTTGCCCGCCAGGTGCAGGGCCTGGGACGGCCGGGGGATATCCTTGTCGGCATCTCCACTTCCGGCGGATCGGAAAATGTGGTTCGGGCCGTACAATGTGCCCGCGGCATGTCCATGCCGACCATCGGCCTGCTGGGAAAAGACGGAGGTGTATTGAAGGAATTCGTGGATCGGGCCATCGTCGTGGAAAACGACACCACGGCCAGGATCCAGGAGGCGCATATTTTCATTCTGCATTATTGGGCCGGGATCATCGAACGCGGCCTGATCGGCGATGGTCAAAACCGGGAGTCCGCTTCATGA
- a CDS encoding Trm112 family protein, with protein MTINQELLEILACPKCKGEIHLNEAEDGLICEACRLVYEIRDDIPIMLIEEAKPLT; from the coding sequence ATGACGATCAATCAGGAACTGCTGGAAATTCTTGCCTGCCCGAAGTGCAAAGGCGAGATCCATCTCAACGAGGCCGAAGATGGGCTGATTTGCGAGGCCTGTCGGCTGGTCTACGAGATTCGCGACGATATTCCCATAATGCTGATCGAAGAGGCTAAGCCCCTTACGTGA